From Calothrix sp. PCC 6303, a single genomic window includes:
- a CDS encoding addiction module protein: protein MHPILKVDISELSVSERIQLAEDLWDSILLESDASEFPLSEGQKQELDRRLELHRQNPQQGSTWEEVKQRLGFDK from the coding sequence CCCTATATTAAAGGTTGATATTTCCGAATTAAGTGTATCTGAACGTATACAACTAGCTGAGGATTTATGGGATAGTATTTTGCTGGAATCTGATGCTTCGGAATTTCCCTTAAGTGAAGGTCAAAAACAAGAATTAGATAGACGTTTAGAATTACATCGTCAAAATCCGCAACAGGGTTCCACTTGGGAAGAGGTTAAGCAGCGATTGGGTTTTGATAAATGA